The genomic interval CATTTTTTTGTTTTAGCGCTCAATACCTTTCCACCGGAGATCTTACTTCCGGGGGAAAGCCCTAACCAGGAGGCAAAATGTTTTTCTGTAGGCCAACGGCTCATGTCCAGGCCGATTTCACTGATAATTTTTATAACGGTTAACGCATCCAAGCCATCAATACGGGTCAAATCAACACCCGTCATTCGGTAAAGATGAGACCGGGCATCAAACGACAGTTTGTTGCGTCCGTTTGTTTTTGGGGATTGGGCTAATGGCTGTCCCTGGCTTCGATTATCAAAACCGGCTAATTGGCTTTCGATTTCAATATCGCAATCGGCAATCTTTTTCTGATAAAAATCAAAAAGCTCTACTGCTTGTTGAAGGGCAAATAGATGTTCCTTTCGCCAGTTGCCGTGCAAAGCTTTGGCGATGGTCTTATCATCATTTTTGCAGCGGGGATCACGGAGTTGGGACAGTTTTTCAGGATCTCTCTCCCCGTCCAGAATGGCCCGAATGATGCCCAGGCCGGTGGTTCCGGTAATATCCCGAATCACCCGGTTGAGCTTGATATTCATTTGTTCCAATGCTTTTTGAATATGTTGAATGTGATGAGAGGCATAAGAAACCAGCATAGATCTCTGTCTTAAGTAGCCTCGAAGAACACAGATTTGTTCCGCTGGGCGGAAAGACCCATGCAATAACCCATAGGTGTGGAGTTGCTGAATCCACTGGCAATCCACTACATCCGTCTTGCGTCCGGGAACATTTTTAATAAACATAGGATTGATCAATTTGACATCAAATCCTTTAGATTCAAGCAGTTCGTACAAGGCAATCCAATAGATACCGGTTGATTCCATAGCTACGGTATCTATTCGGCATTCCTTGAGCCATTCGGCTAAAGCATAAAGATCGGCGGTGAATGAACCGAAATGGCGAACATCCTGGCCTTTCAGATCTCGACCTTTTGGGACCGCAACATAATGGGTTTCAGCGCCGATATCAATTCCGGCGGCACTAAAATTGATTTGTTCAAATTCAGAAATGTTTTTTAGGTTTTTGTTCTTTTTCAACCATACCTCCCATGATAAAATATTCATCAGGCGTGAAGGACAGCGAATTGATTAAACTTCCAAGCGGGATCATAGGTCACCATTGAAACAGTCGCCATGTCCTTCATACCAAGCTTTTTAACGAGCACGAGGGCATCATTGTCGTTCCGGTCTTTGCCTGATGCAATCTGGTATGATTGCTTAAATGTCTTTTTCTGACAAGTTATTTCTGGTTACAGCGCCGCAAAGCGGCGTTTCATAGCTTTTTACGAACGCATCAAATTTGATTTCGCCGAACGCTAAACGACTAATGGTTTTTTTACGCATGCCCCGCTGGGGCACCATGAAGCATGAAAATTTTTTAAGGCGATGGGCAAAGTACAGGGTTCAAGGTTTTTCCCCTTGCAACTTGAAACGTGCATCCTGCAACTCTATTCTTTGACTGACCCCTGATCCCTGATCTCAGAACTTTATTTTCGAACTAAAGGAGCGCGCCATGGGAACCAATAATGTCATTTTTTTGGAGATGATCGAATGGTTTGATGAAACCGGTCGTGAGCTGGTGCATCGCATTCCGGAACAGGGTTCGGGGGAAATCAAATACGGGGCCCAATTGGTGGTCCGGGAAAGCCAGGCCGGGGTCTTTTTCTACAATGGCCGGGCCTACGACGCCCTTGGCCCGGGAAGACACACCCTGACCACGCTCAATATCCCTATCCTGACCAAGGTCCTGAGCCTTCCCTGGGGATTTACCAGTCCTTTAAGGGCCGAGGTCTACCTGGTCAACATGAAGAACTTTATCAACCTCAAGTGGGGGACCAGGGACCCGGTGGCTTTTAAGGATTCGGAATTTGGTTTGATCCGTCTCCGGGCCTACGGGGTTTTTAACTTAAGGGTGATTCAGCCGGTCCTTTTTATCAACAGCCTTGTGGGGACCCAGGGGATTTATACCACGGATGAAATCGAAGAATATTTAAACCGGGTCATTGTCTCCCGTTTGAACGATCACCTGGGCGAAAATCTGGATACCTTGATCAAACTCCCGTCCCGCTATGAGGAGCTTTCGC from Deltaproteobacteria bacterium carries:
- a CDS encoding IS110 family transposase; the protein is MKKNKNLKNISEFEQINFSAAGIDIGAETHYVAVPKGRDLKGQDVRHFGSFTADLYALAEWLKECRIDTVAMESTGIYWIALYELLESKGFDVKLINPMFIKNVPGRKTDVVDCQWIQQLHTYGLLHGSFRPAEQICVLRGYLRQRSMLVSYASHHIQHIQKALEQMNIKLNRVIRDITGTTGLGIIRAILDGERDPEKLSQLRDPRCKNDDKTIAKALHGNWRKEHLFALQQAVELFDFYQKKIADCDIEIESQLAGFDNRSQGQPLAQSPKTNGRNKLSFDARSHLYRMTGVDLTRIDGLDALTVIKIISEIGLDMSRWPTEKHFASWLGLSPGSKISGGKVLSAKTKK
- a CDS encoding SPFH domain-containing protein, translating into MGTNNVIFLEMIEWFDETGRELVHRIPEQGSGEIKYGAQLVVRESQAGVFFYNGRAYDALGPGRHTLTTLNIPILTKVLSLPWGFTSPLRAEVYLVNMKNFINLKWGTRDPVAFKDSEFGLIRLRAYGVFNLRVIQPVLFINSLVGTQGIYTTDEIEEYLNRVIVSRLNDHLGENLDTLIKLPSRYEELSHGLKKRLEEDFSHYGLSLSHLYIVSITPPEEVQQAIDDQSRLAVLNDLDGLVKMKAAMAMEKASQSPGEAGAGMGMGLGFMMPALFAEQLRKSGKEVPVLLNCPECKNPITEEARFCPSCGHQLVVLDQCPECGKNLAPQAKFCSRCGHPAQEKKPAPKCPQCGMENLPHSVFCNHCGEKIAKDI